The following are encoded together in the Populus trichocarpa isolate Nisqually-1 chromosome 5, P.trichocarpa_v4.1, whole genome shotgun sequence genome:
- the LOC18099308 gene encoding homeobox-leucine zipper protein ATHB-40, translated as MNHKVEDHIALISQLYPGLYTQMVPKQGESKPRRRRKKNTGEGVSGARKRKLSAEQVNFLEMNFGDEHKLETERKDKLASDLGLDPRQVAVWFQNRRARWKNKKLEEEYTKLKTAHESIVVQKCQLESEVLKLKEQLSRTEKEIQRLSDRADRVSTNSPSSSLSMAIEPPFLGEFAVLEGYGDAFYMPPENNYIPGMEWISQYM; from the exons ATGAATCACAAGGTTGAAGATCACATAGCACTCATATCTCAATTGTACCCCGGTTTATACACTCAAATGGTTCCAAAACAAG GTGAATCTAAACCACGACGAAGGCGAAAGAAGAACACAGGAGAAGGTGTTAGTGGCGCAAGGAAGAGGAAACTTAGTGCTGAGCAAGTTAATTTCCTAGAAATGAATTTTGGTGATGAACATAAGTTGGAAACCGAGAGGAAGGACAAGCTTGCTTCAGATTTGGGACTTGATCCTCGTCAAGTTGCGGTTTGGTTTCAAAACCGAAGGGCAAGGTGGAAGAACAAGAAGCTAGAGGAGGAATACACAAAGTTGAAGACAGCCCATGAGAGCATAGTTGTCCAGAAATGCCAGCTTGAATCCGAG GTTTTAAAGCTCAAGGAACAACTCTCTAGAACAGAGAAGGAGATCCAAAGGCTATCAGACCGTGCTGATAGGGTTTCCACCAACAGTCCAAGTTCATCCCTGTCAATGGCCATTGAGCCCCCATTTCTGGGAGAATTTGCAGTACTGGAAGGATATGGAGATGCTTTCTACATGCCACCAGAAAACAATTACATTCCCGGAATGGAATGGATTAGTCAGTATATGTGA